From Dasypus novemcinctus isolate mDasNov1 chromosome 8, mDasNov1.1.hap2, whole genome shotgun sequence, the proteins below share one genomic window:
- the LOC131279570 gene encoding NUT family member 2G-like: MKGLAVGCTQAAEGGWAPGLPPQAPPPAAQLAPSIPPGNAFSRPQGPSREGGPPSTQSTDDSCNPKSVYQNFRRWQRFKSLAGSYIPPSTDAEALSCFLIPVLRSLARRKPTMTLEQGLQLAMQEWWHTSNFDRMIYYEMAAKFKEFEIEEERQVQMLEERKGFQHPPPPAPPYLHPQVPPGIVEGWKPEKPIKALGSQLPFVMG; the protein is encoded by the exons ATGAAGG GCTTGGCTGTGGGGTGCACCCAGGCTGCTGAGGGAGGCTGGGCCCCAGGCCTTCCTCCTCAAGCTCCACCACCAGCTGCCCAGCTGGCCCCCAGTATTCCTCCAGGGAATGCTTTCTCCAGGCCACAGGGGCCCTCCAGGGAGGGTGGTCCTCCCTCCACCCAGTCAACGGATGACTCCTGTAATCCCAAGAGTGTTTACCAGAACTTCCGACGTTGGCAGCGCTTCAAGTCCCTGGCTGGGAGTTACATTCCCCCAAGTACTGATGCTGaagctctttcctgctttctcat cccagtgcttcgATCGCTGGCCCGTCGGAAGCCTACCATGACCCTGGAGCAGGGACTGCAGCTGGCCATGCAGGAGTGGTGGCACACAAGCAACTTTGACCGGATGATCTACTATGAGATGGCAGCAAA GttcaaagaatttgaaattgaAGAAGAGAGGCAGGTTCAGATGTTGGAGGAGAGGAAAGGTTTCCAGCACCCTCCACCACCAGCCCCTCCATATCTTCATCCACAGGTGCCCCCAGGCATTGTGGAAGGCTGGAAGCCAG AGAAACCCATCAAGGCCCTAGGTTCTCAGTTACCCTTTGTCATGGGCTAG